One stretch of Sylvia atricapilla isolate bSylAtr1 chromosome 4, bSylAtr1.pri, whole genome shotgun sequence DNA includes these proteins:
- the M1AP gene encoding meiosis 1 arrest protein encodes MNSRKLPSEPRRIFAAAKAPSQQPSRILVVDVTSPSWANTCSVLSEALENVLCLACGLAGPCRVPLLSLYVVQSQQECLLPFTQVKENFARIQACISELRSLPAEGCFPQGGNGVVQAVQDGLQQFKQYSRHTAAGGSTNSSVEITILTSQPSREMVKQLEKKLQDVDLVSLRRIQVTEVLKRDFLQPEDVEECVAAEEPSSDMTILGMDIEVQTVEDNVISLEMMFKAWLHDHGTEREQLHLLLPSGSFGPAAAPKNTLMCLKCDLQERLLDPALLSGTADGTGRAADPSSPWHMAAWPSTALHKLRVLKALKSEGVCESVLYGLPFIIKPTSCWQLDWDELETNQHSFHALCHSLLKRKWMLLARHEPQNIGPNWNVVVHPYYVIIPSDSATLLVKAVAIRELLLPSAFPALLAEHPERVRGPIESALNNLEVEVAYNPLHLKSNLYKYLRSSLYKPPHRQQLPPREQRPERHQPRQPQSRAKAAVAPLLMTPSPLQTFRPAAAARRGSCEGSLLPKEYEEFLQ; translated from the exons ATGAATTCCAGAAAATTACCCTCAGAACCACGGAGGATTTTTGCTGCTGCCAAAGcccccagccagcagccctcCCGCATCCTGGTGGTGGATGTCACCTCCCCTTCCTGGGCCAACACTTGCTCCGTGCTCTCCGAGGCTCTGGAAAACGTCCTGTGCCTGGCCTGTGGCCTGGCAGGGCCCTGCCGAGTGCCCCTGCTCAGCCTCTACGTGGTGCAGTCCCAGCAGGAGTGTCTGCTGCCCTTCACG caagtgaaagaaaactttgCCCGAATTCAAGCCTGCATTTCGGAGCTCCGCTCGCTCCCGGCTGAAGGCTGCTTCCCACAGGGGGGGAACGGAGTGGTGCAAGCTGTGCAGGATGGATTGCAGCAGTTCAAGCAGTACAgcaggcacacagcagcaggaggctccACAAATAGTTCGGTTGAG ATCACAATTTTGACCAGTCAGCCCAGCAGAGAAATGgtaaagcagctggaaaagaagtTACAAGATGTAGATCTGGTGAGCCTGCGAAGAATTCAGGTCACTGAGGTtctgaaaagagattttctgcagccagaggacGTGGAGGAGtgtgtggcagcagaggagcccagCAGTG ataTGACAATCCTGGGAATGGACATCGAGGTGCAAACTGTAGAGGACAATGTCATCAGCCTGGAGATGATGTTCAAAGCGTGGCTCCATGACCATGGCACAGAGAGGGAacagctccatctcctccttccctcaggaAGTTTTGGCCCCGCTGCTGCACCCAAGAACACCTTGa tgTGCCTGAAGTGTGAtctgcaggagaggctgctggaCCCAGCCCTGCTTTCAGGGACAGCTGATGgcactgggagagcagcagatccCAGTTCTCCCTGGCACATGGCAGCGTGGCcatccacagctctgcacaaaCTCCGAGTGCTCAA ggctctgaagTCTGAAGGGGTCTGTGAGTCTGTACTCTATGGGTTACCCTTCATCATCAAGCCCAcaagctgctggcagctggacTGGGATGAACTGGAGACAAACCAGCACAGCTTCCATGCTTTGTGTCACAGTCTGCTG AAAAGGAAGTGGATGCTTCTGGCCAGGCACGAGCCCCAGAACATTGGACCAAACTGGAACGTGGTGGTGCATCCCTATTATGTCATCATCCCCTCTGACTCTGCCACTCTCCTGGTGAAAGCAGTGGCCATCagagagctcctgctgccctcagccttcccagccctcctggctGAGCACCCTGAGCGAGTCAGAGGCCCCATCGAG AGTGCCCTGAACAACTTGGAAGTGGAAGTTGCTTACAACCCCTTGCACCTGAAGAGCAACCTGTACAAATACCTGAGGAGTTCCTTGTACAAGCCCCCACACCGGCAGCAGCTCCCGCCCCGGGAGCAGCGCCCAGAGCGGCACCAGCCCAGGCAG CCTCAGAGCAGAGCCAAAGCTGCAGTTGCTCCCCTGCTGATGactccctctcccctccaaaCGTTcagaccagcagcagcagccaggagaggctCCTGTGAGGGCTCCCTGCTCCCTAAGGAGTATGAAGAGTTCCTGCAGTGA